The following nucleotide sequence is from bacterium.
GACGGGCGGCGGAGCGACCGATGAGGCGGCGAGCATCGCGCCGGCGAGCGCCGGCACGAGCAACGCGCGCCGGCACCGGCTATGTTGGTGGCGCGGCATGCGGGGATCATCGTGAAGGCGGCCGCGCGGATCAAGGAGAACGCATGACGACGCCCGCTCGCCGCTGGATGCTGCTCGCGCTGGTGCTCGCCGTGGTGGTGGCGGCGCAGTCGGCCTGGCTGCTCTGGCCGTGGGCGCGGGAGCTGGTGTCGCCGTCCGAGGAGACGGCGGCGGCGCGCGGCTGGCGGCTCGCAGGCCAGCTCGGTTGCTTCGGCTGCCACGGCCCCGACGGCATCGGCGGGGTCGCGAATCCCGGCAGCAAGGAGGGCGAGGTTCCGGCGTTCACCGAGCAGACGCAGATGATGTACGTGAAGACGCCGCAGGACCTGCGCGAGTACGTCCTCGACGGCGCGCCGCGCCGCCGGCTCGACGATCCCGACTACGTCGCGCAGATGCAGGCCGCGGCGTTGCACATGCCGGCGTACCGCGGCTTCGTCACCGACGCGCAGCTGGAGGACCTCGTCGTCTATCTGCGCGCGACCTCGGGCCAGCTGCTGCCGCACGGCAAGGACCTGAAGCCGCAGGAGCGCGGCTACGAGCTGGCCCTCGAGCTCGACTGCTTCGGCTGCCACGGCCCGCTCGGCGCCGGCGGCGTGCTGAACCCCGGCTCGTTCAAGGGCTATATCCCCGGCTTCTGGGGCGAGGACTTCGACGAGCTGGTCGCCGACGACGCCGAGCTGCGCGCGTGGATCGCCGACGGCCGCGTCCCGCGCATCGCCGACCATCCCGTCGGCGGGGTGTTCTTCGAGCGCCAGCGCGTGAAGATGCCGGCGTACGGGCGCTTCCTGCCCGCCGGCGACGTCGCGGCGCTCGCCGCCTACGTGCGCTGGGTCCGGGACGGCTCGTGGCGTCCCGAGCTCCAGTGACGCGCCGTCGTCAGGCCGGCGCGCCGGCCTGGATCCAGGCCAGGATGCGGTAGAGCTCGGCGTCGGTCAGGCACGGGATCGTCGGCTCGACGCCGCAGCTCTGCGGCATCTTGATGTCGATCGCCGGCGGCTTGAGGCCGATGCCGAGGAGCTTCTTGGCAAGGAAGCTCTTGGCGATGCTGCCGGGCTTGACCTCGGGCAGCTTGCCGCCGGTGGCCGAGGGGGCGTTCACGAGCTCGGCGTATGCGACGTCGGGATCGAGGTTCAGACCGCCGCCCGTGCCGTTCGTCGAGTTCTCGACGTCCTGGCCGGCGTGACAGCCCGTGAAGCTCGTGCAGGTCGCCGTGAGGATCGGCTGGATGTCGCGCGCGAAGGACGGCGCCGCGGGCTTGCAGACGAGGGTCATCTTGTCGGGGTCCTTCTTGCCGTCGGCGACCACCGTGACCTTCAGCTTCGCCTTGCCGTCCTTGATCTTGCCGAGGCCGTTGGAGCGCTTCACGGGCACCGCGAAGCCGGGCGTCGTACACTGCCCCGGGGTGAGCGCCTGGATGGCGCTCTGGAGCGCCGCGCCGGCGGCGAGGTTCTTCGGCGCCACCTTCGCGCTGGTGACGCTGGTCACGCCGCAGCTGCCGTCGACGTCGAGGCACGCAGTCAGCGGGAAGGTGCAGACGCCGTCCGCGACGCCGTCCCCATCGCACGCCTCGCCGTCGACGCAGATCGTGGTCGCCGCGCTGACGCCACCCCATCCGACGATGCAGTCGGTGGCGGCGGGACCGCCCCCGCCGAAGCACGCGGGCGCGCAGGTCTGGGCGCCGGCGGTGCCGAGCGCGAGACCGGTGAAGAGGACCAGGGCGGGGACGAGCGGACGAAGCGGCATGACGACCTCCGGAAAAGCGATGGAACGCCGGAGGATTTCGTGACCCCCCACAGGTGTCAACGGAGTCCGACGCGAACGGCTGGATGCGCCGCTGCGAGGGCGGACGCCGGACGCCACTGGCGGACGCGCCGCTCACCAAAAGGTGACGCGAAGACGGTGACAGGCGGCGCATCGGTGCGCGCCGAAGCGCGCGAAGGACCGTGACGGGAGCGGCGCCAGTGCAGCCGCTCCCGCGTGCGGGACGTCAGTCGATCTTGCTGACGTTCGCCGCCTGGAGCCCCTTCGGCCCCTGCGTGACCTCGAAGGCCACCCGCTGCCCCTGATCCAACGAGCGGAAGCCGCTGCCGGAGATGGCCGAGTAGTGGACGAAGACGTCCTCACCCTCGTCCGTCGTGATGAAGCCGTAACCCTTCTGCCCGTTGAACCACTTGACCTTGCCCTGAGCCACGGGACCGTCTCCTTCTCTCTCGCGAAAGCGCGTAACACTCCGGTGCCGTGCGACGGAACTGCCCCCCGGCCCGCGAAGCGCGGCGGGGTCTAGCATGTCGTCTCCTCGAAAGGCAACACGAATGCACGGCAATTCGCGTCGCGCGAGGCAAACTTGCAAACCCGGGCGGCGTTGATAGAGAGCCCCGCCATGGCGTTGGCAGCGGGACGGCCGCCCGCGACGTCCGCGCCGCAGCGCCGTCGGCCGGCGGGCGGTCGGCGGTCGCGACGCCTGCGCCAGCCGCCGCGCTGGCGCCAGTGGCTCGAGTACGGCGTCGTGCGCGTCGTCGTCGGCGTCCTCGGCGTGCTGCCGATGTGGGTCGGGCTGCGCGTCGGCGAGGCCGTCGCCTTCGTGGCGTGGGCGCTCGACGTTCCGCATCGCCGCATCGGCGCGATCAATCTCGCGATCGCGTTCCCCGAGAAGACGCCGGCCGAGCGGCGCCGCATCCTGCGCGCGTCGTTCCTGAACCTCGGGCGCATGGCCGCGGAGCTCGCACATCTGCCGCGCCTGTCGGACGCGCGCCTCCGCGACGTGGTGCGCTTCGCCGACGAAGCCTGGTGGTCCGAAGCGATCGGCTGGGAGCGCCCGACCGGCGTGATGATCCTGAGCGGGCACTTCGGCAACTGGGAGCTCCTGGTGTTCGCGCATGGGCGGCGCGGGCATCCGGTGACCATGGTCCATCGCGCCATCGCGAACCCGCTCGTCGACCGCTGGTTCAACGCGCTGCGGGCGCGCGCCGGGACGCGCCTCGTGCGCAAGAGCCGCGCCGCGGGCGAGGTCCTGAAGGCGCTGCGCGACAAGCAGCTGCTGGTGCTGCCGTTCGACCAGAACTCCACCCGCGGTCTCGGCGTCTTCGTCGATTTCTTCGGGCTGCCCGCCAGCACCAACTCGGGCATCGCCCGCATCGCGCTGCGCGCCGACGCCCCCGTCGTGCCGGTCTTCATCGTGCGCGACGGGCATCGTGCTCGACATACGGTCCACGTCCTGCCGATCATGGACGTCGTGCGGACGGGGGACATGGTCGCCGACGTCCGACACAACACCGAGCGCTTCTCGCGCGTGTTCGAGGAGATGGTGCGCCGGCATCCGGAGCAGTGGCTCTGGATGCACAAGCGCTGGAAGACCCGCCCGACGGGCGAACCGAAGATCTATTGAGGCGATCGTCGATGTCCGCACGCAAGCGCAAGCGCAACCGTCGTTCCGCCGCCGCGAAGACCGTGGCGAAGCCCGCGACTCCCAAGGTCGCACCGCCGGCGCCGGAGGCGCCGAGTGCCCGCACGCTCGAGCGGCGTCTCAAGCAGGCCGAGGCCGCGCTCGAGGCGCTGCGCCAGCGCCACGCGAAGCAGCTCGAGGCGGTGCGCCGCGCCGCCGATCGCAAGCTGGCCGAGCTGGTGCAGGAGATCGTCGCCCTCCGCCACCACGAGGCCCGCGCCGACATGCTGGCGCGTCTGCTGGCCGAGCGCACCGCCGCCGCGGAGGCCGCCGCCGCGGCGCCGTCCGCCGAGGAGTCGAACCATGCCGAAGCTTCGCGTCCTGCTGGTGGATGACCACACCGTCGTTCGTCAGGGCCTGCGCAAGATCCTCGAGTCCGACGACGAGATCGAGATCGTCGGCGAAGCCGGCGACGGCCGCACCGCCGTCGACATGGTGCAGCGCATGCGGCCGCACGTCGTGGTCATGGACGTCGCGCTGCCCGAGCTGAACGGCATCGAGGCGACGCGGCAGATCACGAAGCGCGTCGACGGCGCCAAGGTGCTGGTGCTGACGATGCACTCCGACGACGTCTACGTCCGCCAGAGCCTGAAGGCCGGCGCGCGCGGCTACCTCCTGAAGGACTCCGAGGACCTCGACCTGATCAAGGCCGTGAAGGCGGTCGGGCAGGGCGGCTCGTTCTTCAGTCCGTCGGTGTCGAAGGTGCTCCTCGCCGGCTACCTCGGCGACCCGACCGGCAAGGAGGTCGAGGACAACCTCGCGCTGCTGACGGATCGCGAGCGCGAGGTCCTGCAGCTGATCGCCGAGGGTAAGACGAACAAGGACGTCGCCAGCCTGCTGAACGTCTCCATCAACACCGTGGAGACGCACCGCAAGCACGTCATGGAGAAGCTCGATCTCCACAACACCGCCGAGCTGGTCCGCTTCGCGGTGCGCAAGAAGATCGTCCACTGAGCGCCGCCCGGCCCGCGGCTGCGGCTCGCCGTGGCCGCGCCGGCTCGGCGTCCCGGTCGGTGCTTTCGACTCGCGCCGGGCGCCGGTACGCTGCCGGCGCATGCGGTGGGGTCGGACGTGGGCGGCGGCGGAGCCCGGAGGGCGGTCGTGAGCGTGGCCGATACCGGCGCGCGGCTCCTCGTGCGCAGCCTCGAGGCGCAGGGTGTGACGCACGTCTTCGCGATTCCGGGCGCGAAGGTGGCCCCGGTCGTCGACGCCCTCGCCGACACGAGCATCGAGACCGTCGTCTGCCGCCACGAGCAGAACGCGGCCTTCATCGCCGGCGGCCTCGGGCGGCTCACCGGCCGCGCGGGCGTCGTGCTGGTGACCTCGGGCCCGGGCGTGTCGAACCTCGTCACCGGGCTCGCGACCGCGAGCACCGAGGGCGATCCGGTGGTCGCCCTCGGCGGCGCGGTGCCGGTCGCCGAGCGCTTGAAGCAGACCCACCAGAGCCTCGACGCCGTCGCCCTGATGCGGCCGGTGACGAAGTACGCCGCCGAGATCGACGCACCCGGTGCGGTGTCCGAGGCGCTGGCGTCGGCGTTCCGCGCCGCGGAGTCGGGGCGGCCGGGCGCGGCGTTCCTGGGGCTGCCGAAGGACGTGATGGAGGCGCCGGCCGTCGGCTCGGTGCTCACCCCGGCCCGGGTACCCGCGCCGGGCGCCGCCGACCCCGCGGCGATCGCCGAGGCGGCGCGTCTCCTCGACGCGGCCGAGCGGCCCGTGCTGCTGCTCGGCATGCTCGCGGGCCGGCCGGCCGCGGCCGCCGCGCTCGGCACGCTGCTGGCGCGGGCGCGGCTCGCGGTCGCGGGCACCTACCAGGCCGCGGGCGCGGTGCCGCCCGAGCGCGTCGACTGCTTCGGCGGCCGCGTCGGCCTCTTCCACAACCAGCCCGCCGATCGCCTGCTCGACGACGCCGATCTCGTGCTCGCCGTCGGCTTCGATCCCGTCGAGTACGACCCGGCGCTGTGGAATTGCGACCGTCGCCGGACGCTCGTCCATCTCGACGCCGTGCCCGCCGATCCCGACTGCGCGTATCGACCCGACGTCGAGCTCTTCGGCGACGTCGCGGCGACGCTCGCCGCGCTCGCGGCCCGCGTGCGCGCGCGGCCGCAGCCGGCGCAGGCCGCCCTGCTCGCCGAGATCCGCGCGGGCTTCGCCGCGCTCGCCGCCGAAGCCACCAGGCACGGCGGCACGCCGGTCCATCCGCTGCGGATCGTGCATGCGCTGCAGGAGCTGCTCGACGACGGCGCCACGCTCTGCTCCGACATGGGCTCGTTCCACATCTGGATGGCGCGCCACCTGGTGGCCCACCGCCCGCGCCAGATCCTGATCGGCAACGGCCAGCAGACGCTCGGCGTCGGCCTCCCGTGGGGCATCGCCGCCTGCCTCGCGGATCCCGGCGCGGCGGTGATCTCGGTGTCGGGCGACGGCGGCTTTCTCTTCTCCGCGGTCGAGCTCGAGACGGCGGTGCGGCTGCGCTGCAACCTCGTGCACCTCGTCTGGATCGACGGCGCCTACGACATGGTGCGCATCCAGCAGGTGGCGGCGTACGGGCGCGAGGCTGCGGTGCGCTTCGGCCCGGTCGACGTCGTGCGGCTCGCCGAATCGATGGGCGCCGCCGGGATGCGCATCGAGTCCGCCGACGCCGTCGGTGCGGTGCTGCGTGCGGCGATGGCGCAGCCCGGACCCGTGGTGGTCGGCGTGCCGGTGGACTACCGCGACAACCCCGGCCTCATGGCCGCCATGCACGAGGGGATCGTCCATTGAGTCGTGCGCCCCGCGTCACGCTGCTGCTCGCGGTCGTCGCGCTCGCGGGCGCCGCGATCCGGCCGTCCGGCGCCGGCGCTCGCATCGGCTCGCCCATCCCGACGCGGTTCGCGCAGGGGCTCGACATCCCGCCGCGGCAGCAGTGGAACGCCAACTCGGGGTACTGCGGCGAGACGAGCTTCCTCAGCGCCGGCCTCTACTTCGGGCAGTACACGTCCCAGTGGACGGCGCGGGCGATCGCCTCGCCGGGCGTCGCGCAGTCGAATCCCGACAGCCAGCTGCTGCTCGGCGTGAACGACGTCGCGGCGGCGCGCGCCATGCGGCTCGAGACCGTGACGTTCTACGACCGCACGCAGCGTACGGTGCCGTCCTTCTTCGCGTGGGTGAAGAGCAACCTGCTGCGCGGGCGCCCGGTCATCGTCGGCGTCCTCAACAACGTGCGCATCCTCGGCGAGCCGCTGCCCGGCTATCGGACCTACGACCACATCGTGCCCGTGATCGGCGTCGGCTCGGGACGCTCGCTCGCGCGCCACGCCGACCGCGCCTTCGCGAGCGACGTGCTCACCTTCAGCGACAACGGGCTGTTCGGCGCGCCCGGGCAGACGACGCCGTTCGTGTTCAGCTACCGTCTCTGGCGCCTGCCGAAGTCACGCCGCGCCGCGAACCGTTCGGACGGCGCGGTCTACTCGCTGCGCGACCGGCCGCCCAACTACGCCGTCGCGGTGACGGGCGTCGCCGACCTCGACGGCGTGACCATCCCGGTTCGCCTGACCTCGGACCGCGACGGCGAGCCCGAGATCCCCGATCCGTCGGACGTCCCCCCGGCGCCGGTGCCGATCACCCTCACGGCGACGGTGACGATCCCCGATCCGTCCGTCGGCTACCGGCTGTATCGCTACGCCGACTTCGCCGACGTGCCGGCGGCGCGCTTCAACGCGTCGGCGGCGCTGGCCGCGGAGTCGTGGACGATCCCGCCGGGCGGTGGCGCGGAGCTCGTGGTGCGGATTCCGACCATGTCCGACGCGACCGTCGTCCTGCGCGCGGTGCCGGCGTCGGCGCCCTGACCGGGCGCGCTATGCCGCCGCGACGCTCCTGCTGCGCACCGCCGGCAGGCTCAGCACCGGGAACACGAAGCCGAGCCAGGCCGCCGCGGTGACCGACACCAGGCCGCCCGACAGGCCGGAGAGCCCGAAGACGAACGCCGGCGCGACGATGCCCACCATGGCGCCGGCGAGGCATGCACGCATGCCGCGGCGGCGCGCCTCGGCCGCGGCGCGGCCGAGGAAGAACGCGAGGCCGGTCGCGAACGCGAGGACGGGGATCGCCGCCAGCGCCTGGGTGGCGTTGTGGAAGACGACGTAGGCGCGCGGGTCGTAGAGGAAGAGCTCGTAGGCGAGCGCGAGACCCAGCGTGCCGCCCCAGATCACGGACCGCAGGCGGGGCCGGCGGGCCAGGAGATCGCGCGGGCAGACGAGCGCGAGCTGCGTCGCGCCCGCGACGAGCCCGGTCTCCGCGAGCACGTGCAGGCGGAAGAAGGTGCCGCGGCCGTAGAGGTCGATCGCCGTGAAGGCGAACACCGCCGCGATCCAGCCGAAGACCGCGAAGCCGCGGAACGCCGCGCCCAGCTCCCAGCGCTCGCCCGCGATCGCCGCCAGGAGGAGGTAGGCGAGGCCGGTCACGAAGTACGCGCCGAAGACGAGCAGGTGATCGCGCGGCGTGAACGTGCGGGCCGGCACCGTGCGGGTCTCCTCGCGGCCCGCGTCGGTGAACGTGTAGCGCACGGCACCGCCCGGCCCCGCGTCGCCGGCGGCCCGGTAGGCGTCGGCGGCGGCTGCGGCGGGCCGGTCGTCGACCGCGACCAGCACCTGCTGGTACAGCGGGCGGCCCGTCGCGACGCCGGGCCAGTCCGAGAGGCCCGCCGACGGGATCACCCGGTTCGGCATCACGAAGAAGCCGGGGAACGCGGCGCCGCGCCAGGCGAGGGATTGGACGAGCGCGAGCGTCCCGAGCGCGAGGATGCCGATGGAGAGCGCGCGCCGGAGCATGCGGGCGTGCGGCATGATCGCCTCCCGTGTCCCGCGGTCGTCAGTTGCGCTCCTCGGGGTCCGACATGATGATGAGCTGGAAGGGCGGGGTGGCGCCCGGCGCGGGCCGGTAGCCGTTCGCCATGCGGCCGGTGATCGCGACGACGACGCGGTCGTGCTCGATGTGCGGCGTGCCGTCGTCGTGCCACTCTTCGTCGTCGCTGGTGGCGAAGCGGTCCGCCCAGCGGTGCTGCTCCTTGTAGGTGCGGAACTCGTGGCGCCAGTAGCTCAGCACGTCGCTGATGTCGCCCTCGCCGCGATACAGATCGAATAGCCCGGGCGACTTCGGGTCGAGCATCTGCATGAGGAAGCCCTGCTCGTTGTACATGACGACGTCGACGGCGCCGAAGGTCACCGGGAAGCCGAGCGCCGCGCCAGTGAAGCGGGTCGCGTTCGACACCTGGCTCACGTCGACCGGAATGTAGATGGTGCCGAAGCGGTCCACGCCGGCGCGGTACGTCGGCTTGTTCACCGCCTCGGTGAACTCGTGGACCTGGAGCGGCCGGCCGGTGATCGTGAGCTTGTCGTCGGTGAACGTCGCGAGCCGGCGGCCGTCCTCCCACACCGTCACCTTGCAGGGGCCGAAGGGCAGATTCGGCACGCGGACGCGGATCTGGTTCTTCCGCTGGCGATCCGCGAAGTCCTTGCGCTTGATCGCCTTGGCGCGGCTCCAGGCGTTGCCCCAGCCGTAGGCGGTCTCGAACTGGACGTCGTACTTCCGCCCCTCGCTCAGCGACGAGTGGAAGATCGAGATCGTCTGATCCGCATAGGCCACGAACGGGCGGATGGAGACGCGCGGCGGGGGGGCTTTGTCGCACCCGCAGCCGGCAGTCGCGTCCTGCGGGCCGAGCAGCATGGC
It contains:
- a CDS encoding c-type cytochrome; translation: MTTPARRWMLLALVLAVVVAAQSAWLLWPWARELVSPSEETAAARGWRLAGQLGCFGCHGPDGIGGVANPGSKEGEVPAFTEQTQMMYVKTPQDLREYVLDGAPRRRLDDPDYVAQMQAAALHMPAYRGFVTDAQLEDLVVYLRATSGQLLPHGKDLKPQERGYELALELDCFGCHGPLGAGGVLNPGSFKGYIPGFWGEDFDELVADDAELRAWIADGRVPRIADHPVGGVFFERQRVKMPAYGRFLPAGDVAALAAYVRWVRDGSWRPELQ
- a CDS encoding cold-shock protein, with translation MAQGKVKWFNGQKGYGFITTDEGEDVFVHYSAISGSGFRSLDQGQRVAFEVTQGPKGLQAANVSKID
- a CDS encoding lysophospholipid acyltransferase family protein; translated protein: MALAAGRPPATSAPQRRRPAGGRRSRRLRQPPRWRQWLEYGVVRVVVGVLGVLPMWVGLRVGEAVAFVAWALDVPHRRIGAINLAIAFPEKTPAERRRILRASFLNLGRMAAELAHLPRLSDARLRDVVRFADEAWWSEAIGWERPTGVMILSGHFGNWELLVFAHGRRGHPVTMVHRAIANPLVDRWFNALRARAGTRLVRKSRAAGEVLKALRDKQLLVLPFDQNSTRGLGVFVDFFGLPASTNSGIARIALRADAPVVPVFIVRDGHRARHTVHVLPIMDVVRTGDMVADVRHNTERFSRVFEEMVRRHPEQWLWMHKRWKTRPTGEPKIY
- a CDS encoding response regulator transcription factor — encoded protein: MPKLRVLLVDDHTVVRQGLRKILESDDEIEIVGEAGDGRTAVDMVQRMRPHVVVMDVALPELNGIEATRQITKRVDGAKVLVLTMHSDDVYVRQSLKAGARGYLLKDSEDLDLIKAVKAVGQGGSFFSPSVSKVLLAGYLGDPTGKEVEDNLALLTDREREVLQLIAEGKTNKDVASLLNVSINTVETHRKHVMEKLDLHNTAELVRFAVRKKIVH
- the alsS gene encoding acetolactate synthase AlsS, which produces MSVADTGARLLVRSLEAQGVTHVFAIPGAKVAPVVDALADTSIETVVCRHEQNAAFIAGGLGRLTGRAGVVLVTSGPGVSNLVTGLATASTEGDPVVALGGAVPVAERLKQTHQSLDAVALMRPVTKYAAEIDAPGAVSEALASAFRAAESGRPGAAFLGLPKDVMEAPAVGSVLTPARVPAPGAADPAAIAEAARLLDAAERPVLLLGMLAGRPAAAAALGTLLARARLAVAGTYQAAGAVPPERVDCFGGRVGLFHNQPADRLLDDADLVLAVGFDPVEYDPALWNCDRRRTLVHLDAVPADPDCAYRPDVELFGDVAATLAALAARVRARPQPAQAALLAEIRAGFAALAAEATRHGGTPVHPLRIVHALQELLDDGATLCSDMGSFHIWMARHLVAHRPRQILIGNGQQTLGVGLPWGIAACLADPGAAVISVSGDGGFLFSAVELETAVRLRCNLVHLVWIDGAYDMVRIQQVAAYGREAAVRFGPVDVVRLAESMGAAGMRIESADAVGAVLRAAMAQPGPVVVGVPVDYRDNPGLMAAMHEGIVH